A single genomic interval of Halomonas sp. GT harbors:
- a CDS encoding NADP(H)-dependent aldo-keto reductase has protein sequence MQTRPLGRTGMEVSRLCLGTMTFGEQNSEAEAHEQLDRAVAFGINFIDTAEMYPVPPKAETQGLTETYIGSWLKARSARDDVIIATKAAGPGLDHIRGGPRMTRDHLHQAVDTSLARLNTDYIDLYQLHWPDRKTNFFGQLGYTHEEQEDATPLEETLSALKELVDAGKIRAIGLSNETPWGVMRMLQLSEQLGLPRVASIQNPYNLLNRTFEVGLAEIAHREDVGLLAYSPLGFGVLSGKYLDGAQPPKGRLTLYERFKRYTSPEAEAATQAYVQLAREHDLDPAQMALAFVNSRRFLTSNIIGATTMDQLESNLDSESLKLDEEVLTAIDDIHRRMPNPCP, from the coding sequence ATGCAAACGCGCCCACTGGGTAGAACCGGGATGGAGGTCAGCCGACTTTGTTTAGGCACCATGACCTTCGGCGAACAAAATAGTGAAGCAGAAGCTCACGAGCAGCTCGACCGCGCAGTCGCTTTTGGCATTAATTTTATCGACACCGCTGAAATGTATCCGGTTCCACCAAAGGCTGAAACGCAAGGACTTACAGAGACTTATATTGGCAGCTGGCTGAAAGCCCGTAGTGCCAGAGACGATGTTATTATAGCTACCAAAGCCGCAGGCCCTGGCTTAGACCATATTCGTGGTGGCCCAAGAATGACGCGTGACCATCTGCACCAGGCTGTTGATACCAGCCTTGCACGGCTCAACACTGACTATATCGATCTCTATCAATTGCACTGGCCAGACCGAAAAACCAACTTTTTTGGTCAACTGGGTTATACCCATGAAGAGCAAGAAGACGCAACACCGCTAGAAGAAACACTCTCAGCACTAAAAGAACTCGTTGATGCCGGAAAAATACGCGCCATAGGCCTTTCTAATGAAACGCCGTGGGGAGTCATGCGTATGCTGCAGTTATCAGAGCAGTTGGGGCTGCCTAGGGTCGCGTCTATTCAAAATCCCTATAACTTGCTTAACCGTACGTTTGAAGTCGGTCTCGCCGAGATCGCCCACCGTGAAGATGTGGGCTTGCTCGCTTACTCGCCGCTGGGCTTTGGTGTGCTGTCAGGTAAGTATCTTGATGGTGCGCAGCCACCGAAAGGGCGCTTGACGCTCTATGAGCGGTTTAAACGCTATACCTCGCCAGAAGCAGAAGCTGCAACACAGGCGTACGTTCAACTGGCCAGAGAGCATGACTTGGATCCCGCCCAAATGGCACTGGCATTTGTGAACTCTCGTCGTTTCCTGACCAGCAATATTATTGGCGCCACCACGATGGATCAGCTTGAAAGCAACCTCGACAGCGAGAGCCTTAAGCTGGATGAAGAAGTACTCACTGCGATCGACGACATCCATCGTCGGATGCCTAATCCCTGCCCCTAA
- a CDS encoding tetratricopeptide repeat protein gives MPQASTLFTRLEFRLAEQLFHTRWLLPRSPRTQRLTMRLLKRCAEAGHPDAQSIYGHMLFHRSLSPQDKARGARYVLEAAQAGDIKSQYQAAQIHEHGCVQYPRREDYAVTWYARAAQSGHYLAAERLARAYRLGELGLAVDGEQATYWQRLADRQSTTEMAAA, from the coding sequence ATGCCGCAGGCATCAACTTTGTTTACCCGGTTAGAGTTTCGCCTAGCCGAGCAGCTGTTTCATACTCGCTGGTTATTGCCGCGTTCGCCGCGCACACAACGTTTGACGATGCGCTTGCTTAAACGCTGTGCAGAAGCGGGGCATCCGGATGCACAGTCGATCTATGGCCACATGCTGTTTCATCGCAGCTTATCACCGCAGGATAAGGCACGTGGCGCGCGTTATGTGTTAGAAGCGGCTCAGGCTGGCGATATAAAATCACAGTATCAAGCAGCGCAAATTCATGAGCATGGGTGTGTCCAGTATCCGCGTCGCGAGGATTACGCGGTGACGTGGTATGCCCGAGCTGCCCAATCAGGCCATTATTTGGCCGCAGAGCGACTAGCGCGCGCCTATCGGCTAGGTGAGCTAGGCTTGGCAGTAGACGGTGAGCAGGCAACCTATTGGCAACGCTTGGCTGATCGTCAGTCAACGACGGAAATGGCGGCAGCCTAG
- a CDS encoding TIGR00730 family Rossman fold protein, with translation MARICVYLGSREGNTPAFRQAANALGTAIANRGHTLVYGGARIGLMGALANATLEAGGKVIGVMPDHLVEREQAHFGLTELIRVPNMHERKATMAANADAFIALPGGIGTFEELFEIWTWGYLGLHEKPMGLLDTDGFYAPLLTFLDSTVSHGFLAQTTRDMLMDAPTPNQLLTALETQLGSA, from the coding sequence ATGGCACGAATTTGTGTATATTTAGGCTCGCGTGAAGGGAATACACCTGCTTTTCGCCAAGCCGCCAACGCACTTGGCACCGCCATTGCTAACCGCGGACACACGCTTGTTTATGGCGGTGCACGTATTGGCTTGATGGGTGCGCTGGCCAACGCAACGCTAGAGGCAGGCGGCAAGGTTATTGGCGTGATGCCAGACCACCTTGTTGAGCGCGAGCAGGCACATTTTGGCTTAACCGAGCTTATACGCGTGCCAAATATGCATGAACGCAAAGCTACTATGGCTGCCAATGCTGACGCTTTTATTGCCCTTCCTGGCGGCATAGGCACCTTTGAAGAGCTGTTTGAAATCTGGACCTGGGGCTATTTAGGGCTTCACGAAAAACCCATGGGTCTACTCGACACCGATGGCTTTTATGCTCCACTGCTTACCTTTTTGGATAGTACCGTCAGCCACGGTTTTTTGGCCCAAACAACACGCGATATGTTGATGGACGCGCCCACGCCCAACCAACTACTGACTGCATTAGAAACACAGCTTGGCTCAGCGTAA
- a CDS encoding DUF501 domain-containing protein, with product MVIRTDQAPNERQLAIITQQLGRAPRGIEAVAATDAHGTPLVLRMAPIVDGKPFPTLYWLCSDLLKIEISRIEAVGVIKALEQRLQEEPEFLDAYQQSHHDYVKARWAHMSDAQRDEVARLGYSDVLTERGVGGISNWQQVRCLHTQYAHHLCGNNVIGQWMDEHYNVQRCLS from the coding sequence ATGGTAATCCGTACCGACCAAGCGCCCAATGAGCGCCAGCTAGCTATTATCACTCAACAGCTCGGGCGCGCTCCCCGCGGTATTGAAGCCGTTGCTGCTACCGATGCCCACGGTACTCCACTTGTGCTGCGTATGGCACCGATTGTCGATGGCAAACCGTTTCCTACACTTTACTGGCTATGCTCCGATCTGCTCAAAATTGAGATTTCACGGATTGAAGCCGTGGGTGTTATTAAGGCACTGGAGCAACGCCTTCAGGAAGAGCCTGAGTTTCTGGATGCTTACCAACAAAGCCATCACGATTACGTTAAAGCACGTTGGGCGCATATGAGTGATGCCCAACGCGATGAAGTCGCTAGGCTTGGCTATAGCGATGTTCTCACCGAACGTGGCGTGGGCGGCATTAGTAATTGGCAACAGGTACGCTGCCTGCACACTCAGTATGCCCACCATTTATGCGGTAATAACGTGATCGGGCAATGGATGGATGAACACTACAATGTTCAGCGCTGCCTAAGCTAA
- a CDS encoding acyl-CoA thioesterase, giving the protein MFTRMIEPAFYDTDALGHINNTRLPAWFELARNDLFRLFTPDLNPKQWRLIMARMEVDYRAELFYGHDIELRTYLTRLGTSSFTVTQEARQHGTLTNVGHTVLVQYDHQEKRAVPIEGDLRDALSAHLHSAPTPA; this is encoded by the coding sequence ATGTTCACCCGTATGATTGAGCCGGCTTTTTACGACACCGATGCGCTAGGCCATATTAACAATACCCGACTGCCAGCTTGGTTTGAGCTGGCTCGTAACGACTTATTCAGGCTATTTACGCCAGACCTCAATCCCAAGCAGTGGCGTTTGATTATGGCGCGGATGGAAGTCGATTACCGCGCTGAACTGTTCTATGGTCACGACATCGAATTACGTACCTATTTGACACGTTTAGGTACCAGCTCATTTACGGTGACTCAAGAAGCGCGCCAACATGGTACGCTGACTAATGTGGGTCATACCGTCCTGGTGCAATACGATCATCAAGAAAAACGTGCGGTACCTATTGAAGGTGATTTGCGCGATGCACTATCCGCACACTTACACAGCGCGCCAACGCCTGCTTAA
- a CDS encoding MalY/PatB family protein, whose translation MAFDFATPVERRSPKGDYASQKWHRYDASVLPLWVADMDFCSPPAVIEALRARVEHGVYGYGEVPDTLTETLCQWSAQHYDWAIQPDWQQWLPGVVPALHFAAMALTKPGEGVLTIAPIYPPFLAVAERTGRLAQQAMLAEPASPGEPWQLDIDALEAAITPQTRLLLWCHPHNPTGRVWSDQELTQLAAVVERHDLWVVSDELHCDLLLNEGAQHRPLAAMFPELAKRTITLWAPSKTFNLAGLTSACAVIPDAALRKRFAEATKGFLPDGNVLGLVAAEAAYRDGEPWRQALLAVLRDHRATLQARVALWPGVTMSEPASTYLAWLDMRGAGLGASPAKALLERAGVALSDGAAFGCPGFVRLNFGTTASQLEAALARMDKLLKA comes from the coding sequence ATGGCGTTTGATTTTGCCACACCCGTCGAGCGACGCTCTCCAAAAGGGGATTATGCTTCGCAAAAATGGCATCGCTATGATGCAAGCGTACTGCCATTGTGGGTGGCAGATATGGATTTTTGCTCACCGCCAGCCGTGATTGAGGCGCTACGTGCTCGGGTTGAGCACGGTGTCTATGGCTATGGCGAAGTGCCCGATACGTTAACCGAAACCCTCTGCCAGTGGAGCGCCCAACATTACGATTGGGCTATTCAGCCCGATTGGCAACAGTGGTTGCCTGGCGTTGTGCCCGCGTTGCACTTTGCGGCGATGGCGCTAACCAAGCCCGGAGAAGGGGTTCTCACGATTGCCCCGATTTATCCACCTTTCCTGGCCGTTGCAGAACGTACAGGACGGCTGGCCCAGCAAGCGATGTTAGCTGAGCCTGCGTCCCCTGGCGAGCCTTGGCAGTTGGATATTGACGCGTTGGAAGCCGCGATAACACCGCAAACCCGTCTACTGCTTTGGTGCCATCCCCATAATCCAACAGGGCGTGTATGGAGTGACCAGGAGCTTACCCAGTTGGCCGCGGTCGTTGAACGGCATGATTTATGGGTTGTCTCTGATGAGTTGCACTGCGATCTGCTGCTAAACGAGGGAGCTCAACATCGCCCCTTGGCTGCCATGTTCCCGGAACTGGCTAAACGAACGATCACGCTGTGGGCGCCGTCAAAAACGTTCAATCTTGCGGGGCTTACCAGTGCCTGTGCCGTTATTCCTGATGCTGCGCTGCGTAAGCGCTTTGCTGAGGCCACAAAAGGCTTTTTGCCGGATGGCAATGTACTGGGGCTCGTTGCTGCTGAAGCGGCTTATCGCGACGGTGAACCTTGGCGTCAAGCGCTGTTAGCGGTACTGCGTGATCACCGCGCTACGCTGCAGGCACGGGTAGCGTTATGGCCGGGAGTGACCATGAGCGAGCCAGCGTCTACCTACTTGGCGTGGCTAGATATGCGCGGGGCAGGACTAGGCGCTTCGCCCGCCAAAGCATTACTGGAACGGGCGGGCGTGGCACTTTCTGATGGGGCTGCGTTTGGCTGCCCTGGGTTCGTGCGGCTTAATTTTGGTACTACCGCTTCGCAGCTGGAAGCGGCATTAGCGAGAATGGATAAGCTGCTGAAAGCCTGA
- a CDS encoding co-chaperone YbbN, with translation MSIIDPRTGNPLTTEPANTSNEEAGTARPSVTPEEVIIELNAGNIQQVLEASMQVPVLLGCYSPSNASGNALLAVLEKLVVEYAGAFLLGKLDIEANPEIASQLGVRSAPDVKLVSQGGLVDSFQGVLPEKEVREWLNRYFPAPGDAPPSPEDQAEEALTAGDAAGAREIYQTLISQYPEHYAYQVGLARALVAEKRGEDARSVLDNLPPEERDAAPARGVRASIEFSEQALSVEEVAALGDRNDSEARYQRALRHVADGQYETGLEGLLGLMKDDRAYNDDAARKTLLQVFDALGADHPLTVTYRRKLFALLY, from the coding sequence ATGTCCATTATTGACCCACGTACCGGCAATCCGTTGACCACGGAACCCGCTAATACCAGCAACGAAGAAGCGGGCACGGCTCGCCCTTCCGTAACACCTGAAGAAGTTATTATTGAGCTTAACGCTGGCAATATTCAGCAAGTGCTCGAAGCATCGATGCAGGTGCCAGTGCTACTGGGCTGTTATTCGCCTTCAAACGCCAGTGGCAACGCTCTGCTAGCGGTGTTGGAAAAGTTAGTTGTCGAATACGCGGGGGCTTTCCTGCTTGGCAAGCTGGACATTGAAGCCAATCCGGAAATCGCCAGCCAGTTAGGCGTGCGCTCAGCCCCCGATGTTAAGCTCGTTAGCCAAGGTGGCTTGGTCGATAGCTTCCAAGGCGTATTACCTGAGAAGGAAGTGCGCGAGTGGCTAAACCGCTACTTCCCAGCACCAGGTGATGCACCGCCTAGTCCAGAAGATCAAGCCGAAGAGGCGTTAACAGCGGGCGATGCAGCAGGCGCACGAGAAATCTATCAAACCTTGATTAGCCAGTATCCAGAGCATTACGCCTACCAGGTCGGCCTTGCAAGAGCACTCGTGGCTGAAAAACGCGGAGAGGATGCCCGCAGCGTACTCGACAACTTGCCCCCCGAAGAGCGCGATGCGGCACCTGCCCGTGGCGTTCGAGCTAGCATCGAATTTAGTGAGCAGGCTCTTTCTGTTGAAGAAGTCGCCGCGCTGGGTGATCGCAACGACAGTGAAGCGCGGTACCAGCGTGCACTGCGCCATGTTGCCGATGGCCAATACGAAACAGGCCTTGAGGGGCTACTTGGTTTGATGAAGGATGACCGCGCCTATAACGACGACGCGGCCCGTAAAACCTTATTACAAGTATTCGACGCCCTGGGTGCCGACCATCCGCTAACCGTTACCTATCGGCGCAAGCTATTTGCTCTGCTGTACTGA
- a CDS encoding GlxA family transcriptional regulator, whose translation MTSDKAKDLTANLHRAGEPQTLGFLLLDNFTLISLASAIDPLRMANQLAGRELYRWYTLTQDGLPVRASDGLQVTPDASMHTPLSLEWVVVCGGVGPQHSVTREHVRWLQSQSRQLRRLGSVCTGSWALGQAGLLDHYETSIHWECLASMQEAFPNVILTTFLFSIDRDRFTASGGTAPLDMMLNLIAHDHGRELSAGISEMFIYERVRNEQDQQRVPLKHVLGTTQPKLLEIVALMESNLEEPIELDELARYVNVSRRQLERLFQRYLLCSPSRYYLKLRLVRARQLLKQTPLSIIEIASVCGFVSTPHFSKCYREYFGVPPRNERLGVHDRQGNNHAKSPPLIKRWGGEPNTNEPFSSAQQALACAQGEPTFASVTLLD comes from the coding sequence ATGACATCAGACAAAGCAAAAGACCTGACAGCAAATCTCCATCGTGCGGGCGAACCGCAAACCCTGGGTTTTCTCCTGTTAGATAATTTCACCCTAATTTCTCTGGCTTCAGCCATTGACCCTTTACGGATGGCTAATCAGTTGGCTGGCCGTGAACTGTACCGCTGGTACACCCTGACCCAAGACGGTTTGCCAGTGCGTGCCAGTGATGGGTTGCAGGTAACGCCTGACGCCTCTATGCACACTCCCTTATCGCTAGAGTGGGTCGTTGTGTGCGGAGGGGTGGGGCCTCAGCATAGTGTTACTCGTGAGCATGTGCGTTGGCTTCAATCGCAGTCGCGTCAACTAAGACGTTTAGGTTCGGTATGTACAGGAAGCTGGGCGCTGGGCCAAGCGGGACTGCTTGATCACTATGAGACAAGCATCCATTGGGAGTGCTTGGCTTCCATGCAGGAAGCTTTCCCGAATGTCATTCTGACGACCTTTCTGTTTTCGATTGACCGTGATCGATTCACGGCGTCAGGCGGCACAGCGCCGCTCGATATGATGCTTAACCTGATTGCTCATGATCATGGACGTGAGCTGTCGGCAGGCATCTCCGAAATGTTTATCTATGAGCGTGTGCGTAACGAGCAGGATCAGCAGCGCGTTCCTCTTAAGCACGTGCTCGGTACTACCCAGCCTAAACTGTTGGAGATTGTCGCATTGATGGAATCCAACCTTGAGGAACCGATCGAGCTCGATGAACTCGCTCGTTATGTTAATGTTTCGCGTCGTCAGTTAGAGCGTCTGTTCCAACGTTATCTGCTTTGCTCGCCATCTCGTTATTATCTCAAGCTGCGCTTAGTGCGCGCTAGACAGTTGCTCAAGCAAACGCCTTTATCGATCATCGAAATTGCTTCCGTTTGTGGCTTTGTTTCTACGCCCCATTTTTCTAAGTGTTACCGTGAATACTTTGGCGTACCGCCAAGAAATGAGCGCCTCGGGGTACACGATCGGCAAGGAAATAATCACGCCAAGTCGCCGCCGCTGATCAAACGGTGGGGGGGCGAACCCAATACTAATGAGCCTTTCTCAAGCGCTCAGCAGGCACTAGCGTGTGCTCAGGGAGAGCCTACCTTTGCTAGCGTGACGCTGTTGGACTGA
- a CDS encoding dipeptidase: MTPSELHDDAIVIDGLIIAKWNRELLEDMRRGGLTAANCTVSVWEGFQATVDNIVKSNQLMAECSDLVRPVRTTADITRAKEEGKTGIIFGFQNAHAFEDQIGYVEIFKQLGVGIVQMCYNTQNLVGTGCYERDGGLSGFGREIVAEMNRVGIMCDLSHVGAKTSEEVILESKKPVCYSHCLPSGLKEHPRNKSDQELKFIADHGGFVGVTMFAPFLKKGIDSTIEDYCEAIEYVMNIVGEDAIGIGTDFTQGHGQEFFEWLTHDKGYARRLTDFGKIINPKGIRTIGEFPNLTEALLNRGFSETQVRKVMGENWVRVLKDVWGA; this comes from the coding sequence ATGACACCCTCAGAACTGCACGATGACGCTATCGTCATCGATGGCTTGATTATCGCCAAATGGAATCGTGAGCTGCTTGAGGACATGCGTCGCGGTGGTTTGACAGCGGCTAACTGCACTGTTTCGGTGTGGGAAGGGTTTCAGGCCACGGTCGATAATATCGTCAAGTCGAACCAACTGATGGCCGAGTGTAGCGACCTGGTACGCCCGGTACGCACCACCGCTGATATTACTCGTGCGAAAGAAGAGGGCAAGACTGGGATCATTTTTGGTTTCCAGAATGCGCATGCCTTTGAGGATCAAATCGGCTACGTAGAAATCTTCAAACAGCTGGGCGTGGGTATTGTTCAGATGTGTTACAACACCCAGAATTTAGTGGGAACCGGCTGTTACGAGCGTGACGGCGGCTTGTCTGGCTTTGGCCGTGAGATTGTCGCTGAAATGAACCGTGTCGGCATTATGTGTGATCTCTCTCATGTCGGTGCCAAGACCTCTGAGGAAGTGATTCTCGAATCCAAAAAGCCGGTCTGTTATTCCCACTGCCTGCCTTCCGGTCTCAAAGAGCATCCGCGCAACAAATCCGATCAAGAACTCAAGTTCATTGCTGATCACGGCGGTTTCGTCGGTGTCACCATGTTCGCGCCTTTTCTCAAAAAGGGCATCGACTCCACCATCGAAGACTACTGCGAAGCGATCGAGTACGTCATGAATATCGTCGGTGAAGATGCTATCGGCATTGGCACTGATTTTACCCAAGGGCATGGACAAGAGTTCTTCGAGTGGCTGACTCACGACAAGGGCTACGCCCGTCGTTTGACAGACTTTGGCAAGATCATTAATCCCAAAGGCATTCGCACCATCGGAGAGTTCCCCAATCTCACCGAGGCGCTCCTTAATCGCGGCTTTAGTGAAACTCAGGTAAGGAAGGTCATGGGGGAGAACTGGGTGCGCGTCCTCAAGGATGTCTGGGGCGCCTAA
- a CDS encoding 4-vinyl reductase — translation MTKLAPALPIEVDSETGVWTTDALPMLYVPRHFFINNHVAVEEALGAEKYAEILYHAGYKSAWHWCEKEAECHGLEGEAVFEHYMLRLSQRGWGHFITEQIDLDAGTAQVRLEHSAFVYQLGKVGRKVEYMFTGWFAGAMDQILAARGSSLRTVAEQTQSAAEPGCDVGVFAVKPLPDAAH, via the coding sequence GTGACCAAACTGGCCCCCGCACTGCCTATCGAAGTCGATAGTGAAACCGGCGTCTGGACGACTGATGCGCTGCCGATGCTCTATGTTCCACGGCACTTTTTTATCAACAACCATGTGGCCGTTGAAGAGGCGCTAGGCGCTGAAAAGTACGCTGAAATCCTCTATCACGCTGGCTATAAGAGCGCCTGGCACTGGTGTGAGAAAGAGGCCGAGTGCCATGGTCTCGAAGGCGAGGCTGTCTTTGAGCATTATATGCTGCGCCTTTCCCAGCGTGGCTGGGGCCATTTCATCACCGAACAGATTGATCTTGATGCTGGCACGGCTCAAGTGCGGCTAGAACATAGCGCCTTCGTTTACCAACTTGGTAAGGTTGGGCGAAAGGTCGAGTACATGTTTACTGGCTGGTTTGCTGGGGCCATGGATCAAATTCTCGCTGCACGTGGTAGCTCGCTGCGCACCGTCGCTGAGCAGACGCAGAGTGCTGCCGAACCCGGCTGCGATGTAGGCGTCTTCGCTGTCAAACCGCTGCCCGATGCTGCCCACTAA
- the dgcA gene encoding dimethylglycine demethylation protein DgcA — protein MAFDAIFEPIEIGKLTIRNRVVSTAHAEVHATDGGMTTERYVRYYEEKSKGGCGLCICGGSSVVSIDSPQGWWSSVNLSTDRIIPHFQNLADAVHKHGGKIMIQITHMGRRSRWDGFDWSTLVSPSGIREPVHRSTCKTIEVEEIWRIIGDFAQAARRAKEGGLDGVELSAVHQHLIDQFWSPRVNKREDEWGGSFENRMRFGMEVLKAVRAEVGDDFVVGMRICGDEFHPDGLSHEDMKQIAAYYDATKMVDFFGVIGSGCDTHNTLANVIPNMSYPPEPFLHLAAGIKEVVNVPVIHAQNIKDPNQAQRILEGGYVDLVGMTRAHIADPHLIAKIKMGQIDQIKQCVGANYCIDRQYQGLDVLCIQNAATSREYMGLPHIIEKTEGAKRKVVVVGGGPGGMEAARVAAERGHDVTLFEAADALGGQITIAAQAPQRDQIAGITRWYQLELARLKVDLRLGARADEAALLDLRPDIVVLATGGQPFLSQHPEWGYSENAEESLVVSTWDILSGKVAPGKNVLIYDAICEFSGVSAADYLADKGAKVEIVTDDIKPGAAVGGTTFPTYYRSLYEKEVIMSSDLMLHKVYREGDGLVAVLENEYTGALEERVVDQVVVENGVRPDEALYYALKEQSRNKGQVDLEALYAIQPQPSLSEEGDGFLLFRLGDCTAPRNTHAAIYDALRICKDF, from the coding sequence ATGGCATTTGACGCAATCTTTGAGCCAATCGAGATCGGCAAGCTGACTATCCGTAACCGTGTGGTCAGTACCGCCCATGCCGAGGTCCATGCCACTGACGGTGGTATGACGACTGAGCGCTACGTCAGGTATTACGAAGAAAAATCCAAGGGGGGGTGTGGCCTTTGTATCTGCGGTGGCTCATCAGTGGTATCCATTGATAGCCCTCAGGGGTGGTGGAGCTCAGTGAACCTTTCTACCGACCGCATCATTCCACACTTTCAGAATCTGGCGGACGCCGTGCACAAGCATGGCGGCAAGATCATGATCCAGATTACCCATATGGGACGCCGCTCACGCTGGGACGGCTTCGATTGGTCGACTCTGGTATCCCCCTCTGGTATCCGCGAGCCAGTACACCGCTCCACCTGCAAGACTATCGAGGTGGAAGAGATTTGGCGGATTATCGGTGACTTCGCTCAGGCCGCGCGGCGAGCGAAGGAGGGCGGGCTTGATGGCGTTGAGCTTTCTGCCGTGCACCAACATCTGATTGATCAGTTCTGGAGCCCTCGGGTCAATAAGCGCGAGGATGAGTGGGGCGGTAGTTTCGAAAATCGCATGCGCTTCGGCATGGAAGTACTCAAAGCGGTGCGCGCCGAAGTGGGCGATGACTTCGTGGTGGGTATGCGCATTTGTGGCGACGAATTCCACCCGGATGGTCTCTCGCATGAAGACATGAAGCAGATCGCCGCTTATTACGATGCCACTAAAATGGTCGACTTTTTCGGCGTTATCGGCTCTGGCTGCGACACTCACAACACGCTCGCCAACGTTATCCCCAATATGTCTTATCCACCGGAGCCTTTTCTACATCTGGCGGCGGGGATCAAGGAAGTGGTGAATGTACCGGTGATCCACGCCCAGAATATTAAAGATCCCAATCAGGCCCAGCGTATTCTCGAAGGGGGCTACGTGGACTTGGTGGGCATGACCCGGGCGCATATTGCTGACCCTCACCTGATTGCCAAGATCAAGATGGGGCAGATAGACCAGATTAAGCAGTGCGTGGGGGCTAACTACTGCATCGACCGCCAATACCAGGGCCTGGACGTACTGTGTATTCAAAACGCTGCCACCTCGCGGGAATACATGGGCCTGCCGCATATCATTGAAAAGACCGAGGGCGCTAAGCGCAAAGTCGTGGTGGTAGGTGGCGGCCCCGGCGGCATGGAGGCAGCTCGCGTTGCTGCTGAGCGTGGTCATGATGTCACCCTGTTTGAGGCGGCTGACGCCCTGGGTGGGCAGATCACTATCGCTGCTCAGGCTCCGCAGCGTGACCAAATCGCCGGTATCACTCGCTGGTACCAGCTGGAGTTGGCACGCCTAAAAGTCGACCTGCGATTAGGGGCTCGTGCCGATGAGGCAGCCTTGCTTGATCTGCGCCCCGATATCGTGGTGCTCGCCACCGGTGGCCAACCCTTCCTTAGCCAGCACCCGGAGTGGGGCTATTCGGAGAACGCCGAGGAGAGTCTGGTGGTCAGCACTTGGGATATTCTCTCAGGCAAGGTGGCACCCGGCAAAAACGTGCTGATTTATGATGCCATCTGCGAATTCTCTGGCGTCTCGGCGGCCGACTATCTGGCTGATAAGGGCGCCAAGGTAGAGATCGTCACCGACGATATCAAGCCCGGCGCGGCGGTGGGCGGCACCACCTTCCCCACTTACTACCGCAGCCTGTACGAGAAAGAAGTGATCATGTCCTCTGACTTGATGCTGCATAAGGTCTACCGCGAGGGCGACGGTCTCGTGGCAGTGCTCGAAAATGAGTACACCGGTGCCTTGGAAGAGCGCGTGGTTGATCAGGTGGTCGTCGAAAACGGCGTGCGTCCTGACGAGGCGCTTTATTACGCCCTCAAAGAGCAGTCCCGCAACAAAGGGCAGGTGGATCTGGAGGCGCTCTATGCCATCCAGCCTCAGCCCAGCCTGAGCGAAGAAGGGGACGGCTTTTTACTCTTCCGCCTGGGCGACTGCACGGCACCGCGTAATACCCATGCGGCCATCTACGACGCCCTGCGAATCTGCAAGGACTTCTGA